One genomic region from Sciurus carolinensis chromosome 2, mSciCar1.2, whole genome shotgun sequence encodes:
- the Plin1 gene encoding perilipin-1 isoform X2 → MAVNKGPTLLDGDVPEQENVLHRVMQLPVVSGTCECFQKTYTSTKEAHPLVASVCNAYEKGVQGASSLAAWSMEPVVRRLSTQFIAANELACRGLDHLEEKIPALQYPPEKIASELKDTISTRLRSARNSISVPIASTSDKVLGATLAGCELAWGVAKETAEYAANTRAGRLASGGADLALGSIEKVVEYLLPPAKEESAPGCQQAQKPPKAKPSFVSRVGTLANTLSRHTMQSTAWALKQGHSLAMWIPGVAPLSSLAQWGASMATQVVSRRQSEVRVPWLHNLAAAQDEDHDDQTDTEGEETEEEDESEAEEHKLSEEGALPSSRGLLGSVAHTLQKTVRSTISAVTWAPMAVLGTAGKILHLTPAPAVSSTKGRAMSLSDALKGVTDNVVDTVVHYVPLPRLSLMEPESEFRDIDNPPTETERREPERKGSGAPPTSPEPAPRPAQHRGSLRSSRGPGALFYPGLEDKIETPSAPRSGFLAMPREKPKRRVSDSFFRPSVMEPILGRAQYSQLRKKS, encoded by the exons ATGGCAGTCAACAAGGGCCCGACCTTGCTGGATGGAGACGTTCCC GAGCAGGAGAACGTGTTGCATCGAGTCATGCAGCTGCCCGTGGTAAGCGGCACCTGTGAGTGCTTCCAGAAGACATACACCAGCACCAAGGAAGCCCACCCCCTGGTGGCCTCTGTGTGCAATGCCTACGAGAAGGGCGTTCAGGGTGCCAGCAGCTTGGCGGCGTGGAGCATGGAGCCCGTGGTGCGCAGGCTGTCCACCCAGT TCATAGCTGCCAATGAGCTGGCCTGCCGAGGCCTGGACCATCTCGAGGAAAAGATCCCGGCCCTCCAGTACCCTCCTGAAAAG atTGCCTCTGAGCTGAAGGACACCATCTCCACCCGGCTTCGAAGTGCCAGAAATAGCATCAGTGTGCCTATCGCAAGCACTTCGGACAAGGTCCTGGGGGCCACTCTGGCTGGCTGTGAGCTCGCATGGGGGGTGGCCAAAGAGACTGCAGAGTATGCTGCTAACACCCGAGCTGGCCGACTGGCCTCTGGAGGGGCCGACCTGGCCTTGGGCAGCATTGAGAAGGTGGTAGAGTATCTCCTCCCTCCAGCCAAGGAAGAGTCAG CTCCTGGATGCCAGCAGGCCCAGAAGCCTCCCAAAGCCAAGCCAAGCTTTGTGAGCAGGGTGGGGACCCTGGCCAACACCCTCTCTCGACACACCATGCAGTCCACAGCCTGGGCACTGAAGCAGGGCCACTCCCTGGCCATGTGGATCCCAGGCGTGGCACCCCTG AGTAGTCTGGCCCAGTGGGGTGCATCAATGGCCACGCAGGTGGTGTCCCGGAGGCAGAGTGAAGTGCGAGTGCCCTGGCTGCACAACCTCGCGGCTGCTCAGGATGAGGACCACGATGACCAGACAGACACCGAGGGCGAGGAGACGGAGGAGGAGGACGAATCGGAGGCCGAGGAGCACAAGCTCAGTGAG GAAggagccctgcccagctccagagGACTTCTGGGTAGTGTGGCACACACCCTGCAGAAGACTGTCCGGAGCACCATCTCAGCTGTGACATGGGCGCCCATGGCTGTACTGGGCACAGCAGGGAAGATACTGCACCTCACACCAGCCCCTGCTGTCTCCTCCACCAAGGGGAGGGCCATGTCCTTATCAGATGCCCTGAAGGGTGTTACTGACAATGTggtggacacagtggtgcactaTGTGCCG CTTCCCAGGCTGTCTCTGATGGAGCCTGAGAGCGAATTCCGGGACATTGACAACCCCCCGACCGAGACCGAGCGTCGGGAGCCGGAGCGCAAGGGGTCTGGGGCGCCGCCTACCAGCCCGGAGCCGGCGCCGCGCCCCGCGCAACACCGCGGCAGCCTTCGCAGCTCGCGGGGCCCGGGCGCGCTCTTCTACCCGGGCCTGGAGGACAAGATCGAGACGCCCTCCGCACCGCGCTCCGGCTTCCTGGCCATGCCCCGCGAGAAGCCGAAACGCAGGGTCAGCGACAGCTTCTTCCGGCCCAGCGTCATGGAGCCCATCCTGGGCCGCGCGCAGTACAGCCAGCTGCGCAAGAAAAGCTGA
- the Plin1 gene encoding perilipin-1 isoform X3: protein MAVNKGPTLLDGDVPENVLHRVMQLPVVSGTCECFQKTYTSTKEAHPLVASVCNAYEKGVQGASSLAAWSMEPVVRRLSTQFIAANELACRGLDHLEEKIPALQYPPEKIASELKDTISTRLRSARNSISVPIASTSDKVLGATLAGCELAWGVAKETAEYAANTRAGRLASGGADLALGSIEKVVEYLLPPAKEESAQAPGCQQAQKPPKAKPSFVSRVGTLANTLSRHTMQSTAWALKQGHSLAMWIPGVAPLSSLAQWGASMATQVVSRRQSEVRVPWLHNLAAAQDEDHDDQTDTEGEETEEEDESEAEEHKLSEEGALPSSRGLLGSVAHTLQKTVRSTISAVTWAPMAVLGTAGKILHLTPAPAVSSTKGRAMSLSDALKGVTDNVVDTVVHYVPLPRLSLMEPESEFRDIDNPPTETERREPERKGSGAPPTSPEPAPRPAQHRGSLRSSRGPGALFYPGLEDKIETPSAPRSGFLAMPREKPKRRVSDSFFRPSVMEPILGRAQYSQLRKKS from the exons ATGGCAGTCAACAAGGGCCCGACCTTGCTGGATGGAGACGTTCCC GAGAACGTGTTGCATCGAGTCATGCAGCTGCCCGTGGTAAGCGGCACCTGTGAGTGCTTCCAGAAGACATACACCAGCACCAAGGAAGCCCACCCCCTGGTGGCCTCTGTGTGCAATGCCTACGAGAAGGGCGTTCAGGGTGCCAGCAGCTTGGCGGCGTGGAGCATGGAGCCCGTGGTGCGCAGGCTGTCCACCCAGT TCATAGCTGCCAATGAGCTGGCCTGCCGAGGCCTGGACCATCTCGAGGAAAAGATCCCGGCCCTCCAGTACCCTCCTGAAAAG atTGCCTCTGAGCTGAAGGACACCATCTCCACCCGGCTTCGAAGTGCCAGAAATAGCATCAGTGTGCCTATCGCAAGCACTTCGGACAAGGTCCTGGGGGCCACTCTGGCTGGCTGTGAGCTCGCATGGGGGGTGGCCAAAGAGACTGCAGAGTATGCTGCTAACACCCGAGCTGGCCGACTGGCCTCTGGAGGGGCCGACCTGGCCTTGGGCAGCATTGAGAAGGTGGTAGAGTATCTCCTCCCTCCAGCCAAGGAAGAGTCAG CCCAAGCTCCTGGATGCCAGCAGGCCCAGAAGCCTCCCAAAGCCAAGCCAAGCTTTGTGAGCAGGGTGGGGACCCTGGCCAACACCCTCTCTCGACACACCATGCAGTCCACAGCCTGGGCACTGAAGCAGGGCCACTCCCTGGCCATGTGGATCCCAGGCGTGGCACCCCTG AGTAGTCTGGCCCAGTGGGGTGCATCAATGGCCACGCAGGTGGTGTCCCGGAGGCAGAGTGAAGTGCGAGTGCCCTGGCTGCACAACCTCGCGGCTGCTCAGGATGAGGACCACGATGACCAGACAGACACCGAGGGCGAGGAGACGGAGGAGGAGGACGAATCGGAGGCCGAGGAGCACAAGCTCAGTGAG GAAggagccctgcccagctccagagGACTTCTGGGTAGTGTGGCACACACCCTGCAGAAGACTGTCCGGAGCACCATCTCAGCTGTGACATGGGCGCCCATGGCTGTACTGGGCACAGCAGGGAAGATACTGCACCTCACACCAGCCCCTGCTGTCTCCTCCACCAAGGGGAGGGCCATGTCCTTATCAGATGCCCTGAAGGGTGTTACTGACAATGTggtggacacagtggtgcactaTGTGCCG CTTCCCAGGCTGTCTCTGATGGAGCCTGAGAGCGAATTCCGGGACATTGACAACCCCCCGACCGAGACCGAGCGTCGGGAGCCGGAGCGCAAGGGGTCTGGGGCGCCGCCTACCAGCCCGGAGCCGGCGCCGCGCCCCGCGCAACACCGCGGCAGCCTTCGCAGCTCGCGGGGCCCGGGCGCGCTCTTCTACCCGGGCCTGGAGGACAAGATCGAGACGCCCTCCGCACCGCGCTCCGGCTTCCTGGCCATGCCCCGCGAGAAGCCGAAACGCAGGGTCAGCGACAGCTTCTTCCGGCCCAGCGTCATGGAGCCCATCCTGGGCCGCGCGCAGTACAGCCAGCTGCGCAAGAAAAGCTGA
- the Plin1 gene encoding perilipin-1 isoform X1, with translation MAVNKGPTLLDGDVPEQENVLHRVMQLPVVSGTCECFQKTYTSTKEAHPLVASVCNAYEKGVQGASSLAAWSMEPVVRRLSTQFIAANELACRGLDHLEEKIPALQYPPEKIASELKDTISTRLRSARNSISVPIASTSDKVLGATLAGCELAWGVAKETAEYAANTRAGRLASGGADLALGSIEKVVEYLLPPAKEESAQAPGCQQAQKPPKAKPSFVSRVGTLANTLSRHTMQSTAWALKQGHSLAMWIPGVAPLSSLAQWGASMATQVVSRRQSEVRVPWLHNLAAAQDEDHDDQTDTEGEETEEEDESEAEEHKLSEEGALPSSRGLLGSVAHTLQKTVRSTISAVTWAPMAVLGTAGKILHLTPAPAVSSTKGRAMSLSDALKGVTDNVVDTVVHYVPLPRLSLMEPESEFRDIDNPPTETERREPERKGSGAPPTSPEPAPRPAQHRGSLRSSRGPGALFYPGLEDKIETPSAPRSGFLAMPREKPKRRVSDSFFRPSVMEPILGRAQYSQLRKKS, from the exons ATGGCAGTCAACAAGGGCCCGACCTTGCTGGATGGAGACGTTCCC GAGCAGGAGAACGTGTTGCATCGAGTCATGCAGCTGCCCGTGGTAAGCGGCACCTGTGAGTGCTTCCAGAAGACATACACCAGCACCAAGGAAGCCCACCCCCTGGTGGCCTCTGTGTGCAATGCCTACGAGAAGGGCGTTCAGGGTGCCAGCAGCTTGGCGGCGTGGAGCATGGAGCCCGTGGTGCGCAGGCTGTCCACCCAGT TCATAGCTGCCAATGAGCTGGCCTGCCGAGGCCTGGACCATCTCGAGGAAAAGATCCCGGCCCTCCAGTACCCTCCTGAAAAG atTGCCTCTGAGCTGAAGGACACCATCTCCACCCGGCTTCGAAGTGCCAGAAATAGCATCAGTGTGCCTATCGCAAGCACTTCGGACAAGGTCCTGGGGGCCACTCTGGCTGGCTGTGAGCTCGCATGGGGGGTGGCCAAAGAGACTGCAGAGTATGCTGCTAACACCCGAGCTGGCCGACTGGCCTCTGGAGGGGCCGACCTGGCCTTGGGCAGCATTGAGAAGGTGGTAGAGTATCTCCTCCCTCCAGCCAAGGAAGAGTCAG CCCAAGCTCCTGGATGCCAGCAGGCCCAGAAGCCTCCCAAAGCCAAGCCAAGCTTTGTGAGCAGGGTGGGGACCCTGGCCAACACCCTCTCTCGACACACCATGCAGTCCACAGCCTGGGCACTGAAGCAGGGCCACTCCCTGGCCATGTGGATCCCAGGCGTGGCACCCCTG AGTAGTCTGGCCCAGTGGGGTGCATCAATGGCCACGCAGGTGGTGTCCCGGAGGCAGAGTGAAGTGCGAGTGCCCTGGCTGCACAACCTCGCGGCTGCTCAGGATGAGGACCACGATGACCAGACAGACACCGAGGGCGAGGAGACGGAGGAGGAGGACGAATCGGAGGCCGAGGAGCACAAGCTCAGTGAG GAAggagccctgcccagctccagagGACTTCTGGGTAGTGTGGCACACACCCTGCAGAAGACTGTCCGGAGCACCATCTCAGCTGTGACATGGGCGCCCATGGCTGTACTGGGCACAGCAGGGAAGATACTGCACCTCACACCAGCCCCTGCTGTCTCCTCCACCAAGGGGAGGGCCATGTCCTTATCAGATGCCCTGAAGGGTGTTACTGACAATGTggtggacacagtggtgcactaTGTGCCG CTTCCCAGGCTGTCTCTGATGGAGCCTGAGAGCGAATTCCGGGACATTGACAACCCCCCGACCGAGACCGAGCGTCGGGAGCCGGAGCGCAAGGGGTCTGGGGCGCCGCCTACCAGCCCGGAGCCGGCGCCGCGCCCCGCGCAACACCGCGGCAGCCTTCGCAGCTCGCGGGGCCCGGGCGCGCTCTTCTACCCGGGCCTGGAGGACAAGATCGAGACGCCCTCCGCACCGCGCTCCGGCTTCCTGGCCATGCCCCGCGAGAAGCCGAAACGCAGGGTCAGCGACAGCTTCTTCCGGCCCAGCGTCATGGAGCCCATCCTGGGCCGCGCGCAGTACAGCCAGCTGCGCAAGAAAAGCTGA